A stretch of the Neofelis nebulosa isolate mNeoNeb1 chromosome 1, mNeoNeb1.pri, whole genome shotgun sequence genome encodes the following:
- the UPF3A gene encoding regulator of nonsense transcripts 3A isoform X4 has product MRSEEGAGGPGAAVAARGPSGREKPSAVEVQFRRESPRREPEAPPASFFVCGDGTCKHREEKKTVLSKVVIRRLPPSLTKEQLEEQLHPLPAHDYFEFFTADFSLYPHLYSRAYINFRNPDDILLFRDRFDGYIFIDSKGLEYPAVVEFAPFQKIAKKKLKKKDAKTGSIEDDPEYKKFLETYCMEEEKTNANPETLLGDMEAKTRELIARRTTPLLEYIRNRKLEKQRIREEKREERRRRELEKKRLREEEKRKKRDEERCKRKEADKQKRTAEREVRIKLLKKPEKGEEPTTEKPKERGEEMDTRDGEQESCPGCAVQKPMPLGSSLEEPREKSQNESNEEQRELDRRFREKDPETQRCHLDDSRKQRAHCEFDTCSRRNEEEPRWGKGGPPDRGKKGSQDSGSAVEAAEWPGKEQRSEGGPAAKMERPGNKDRPALQLYQPRVRIRAREGGRGTSVECPGRNRDEAEDSAQGGSQKSEEAGKGTYL; this is encoded by the exons ATGCGCTCAGAGGAGGGGGCCGGAGGCCCAGGGGCTGCCGTTGCTGCGCGGGGCCCGAGCGGGAGGGAGAAGCCGTCGGCCGTGGAAGTCCAGTTCCGCCGGGAGTCGCCGCGGCGAGAACCCGAGGCGCCACCAGCCTCGTTCTTCGTTTGCGGGGACGGCACTTGCAAACATCGCGAGGAGAAGAAAACGGTCCTGAgcaag GTGGTCATCCGGCGGCTTCCTCCCAGCCTCACCAAGGAGCAGCTGGAAGAGCAGCTACACCCACTGCCGGCACATGATTACTTTGAGTTCTTTACTGCCGATTTCAG TCTTTATCCTCATCTCTACTCAAGAGCATACATTAATTTTAGAAATCCTGATGACATCCTTCTTTTTAGAGATCGTTTTGATGGATATATCTTCATTGACAGTAAAG GCCTAGAATATCCTGCAGTGGTAGAGTTTGCCCCATTCCAGAAGATAGCCAAaaagaagctaaagaaaaaagatgCCAAAACCGGAAGCATTGAAGATG atcCGGAATACAAGAAGTTTTTGGAAACTTACTGTATGGAGGAAGAGAAAACGAATGCCAATCCTGAAACTCTTCTGGGAGACATGGAGGCAAAGACAAGAGAGCTTATTG CTAGAAGAACCACACCTCTTTTGGAAtatattagaaatagaaaattagagaAGCAG AGGATTCGAGAAGAGAAGCGAGAAGAGCGAaggaggagggagctggagaaGAAGCGCTTacgggaagaagaaaagagaaaaaagagagacgaGGAGAGGTGTAAGAGAAAAGAAGCAGACAAACAGaagagaacagcagagagagaagtaagGATTAAG CTtcttaagaaaccagaaaagggagaggaaccAACCACtgagaagccaaaagaaagaggagaggaaatggaTACTAGAGATGGAGAACAGGAGTCCTGTCCTGGCTGTGCTGTCCAGAAGCCCATGCCCTTGGGGAGCTCGCTGGAGGAGCCCAGGGAAAA GTCACAGAATGAGAGCAATGAAGAGCAAAGGGAGTTGGACCGAAGATTCAGAGAAAAAGACCCTGAAACACAAAGATGCCACTTGGATGACAGTAGAAAGCAGAGAGCTCACTGTGAGTTTGACACGTGTTCGCGGAGAAATGAGGAGGAGCCGAGATGGGGGAAAGGAGGCCCCCCCgacagagggaagaaggggagccAGGACAGTGGCAGCGCTGTGGAGGCAGCAGAGTGGCCCGGGAAAGAGCAGAGGAGTGAAGGTGGCCCAGCAGCCAAAATGGAGCGCCCAGGAAACAAG GATCGGCCGGCCTTGCAGCTGTACCAGCCAAGAGTTCGCATCCGAGCACGAGAAGGTGGTAGGGGAACCTCTGTGGAGTGCCCTGGCAGGAACAGGGACGAGGCTGAAGATTCAGCACAGGGGGGTTCCCAGAAGAGCGAAGAGGCGGG GAAAGGAacctatctataa
- the UPF3A gene encoding regulator of nonsense transcripts 3A isoform X6 yields MRSEEGAGGPGAAVAARGPSGREKPSAVEVQFRRESPRREPEAPPASFFVCGDGTCKHREEKKTVLSKVVIRRLPPSLTKEQLEEQLHPLPAHDYFEFFTADFSLYPHLYSRAYINFRNPDDILLFRDRFDGYIFIDSKGLEYPAVVEFAPFQKIAKKKLKKKDAKTGSIEDDPEYKKFLETYCMEEEKTNANPETLLGDMEAKTRELIARRTTPLLEYIRNRKLEKQRIREEKREERRRRELEKKRLREEEKRKKRDEERCKRKEADKQKRTAEREVRIKLLKKPEKGEEPTTEKPKERGEEMDTRDGEQESCPGCAVQKPMPLGSSLEEPREKSQNESNEEQRELDRRFREKDPETQRCHLDDSRKQRAH; encoded by the exons ATGCGCTCAGAGGAGGGGGCCGGAGGCCCAGGGGCTGCCGTTGCTGCGCGGGGCCCGAGCGGGAGGGAGAAGCCGTCGGCCGTGGAAGTCCAGTTCCGCCGGGAGTCGCCGCGGCGAGAACCCGAGGCGCCACCAGCCTCGTTCTTCGTTTGCGGGGACGGCACTTGCAAACATCGCGAGGAGAAGAAAACGGTCCTGAgcaag GTGGTCATCCGGCGGCTTCCTCCCAGCCTCACCAAGGAGCAGCTGGAAGAGCAGCTACACCCACTGCCGGCACATGATTACTTTGAGTTCTTTACTGCCGATTTCAG TCTTTATCCTCATCTCTACTCAAGAGCATACATTAATTTTAGAAATCCTGATGACATCCTTCTTTTTAGAGATCGTTTTGATGGATATATCTTCATTGACAGTAAAG GCCTAGAATATCCTGCAGTGGTAGAGTTTGCCCCATTCCAGAAGATAGCCAAaaagaagctaaagaaaaaagatgCCAAAACCGGAAGCATTGAAGATG atcCGGAATACAAGAAGTTTTTGGAAACTTACTGTATGGAGGAAGAGAAAACGAATGCCAATCCTGAAACTCTTCTGGGAGACATGGAGGCAAAGACAAGAGAGCTTATTG CTAGAAGAACCACACCTCTTTTGGAAtatattagaaatagaaaattagagaAGCAG AGGATTCGAGAAGAGAAGCGAGAAGAGCGAaggaggagggagctggagaaGAAGCGCTTacgggaagaagaaaagagaaaaaagagagacgaGGAGAGGTGTAAGAGAAAAGAAGCAGACAAACAGaagagaacagcagagagagaagtaagGATTAAG CTtcttaagaaaccagaaaagggagaggaaccAACCACtgagaagccaaaagaaagaggagaggaaatggaTACTAGAGATGGAGAACAGGAGTCCTGTCCTGGCTGTGCTGTCCAGAAGCCCATGCCCTTGGGGAGCTCGCTGGAGGAGCCCAGGGAAAA GTCACAGAATGAGAGCAATGAAGAGCAAAGGGAGTTGGACCGAAGATTCAGAGAAAAAGACCCTGAAACACAAAGATGCCACTTGGATGACAGTAGAAAGCAGAGAGCTCACT GA
- the UPF3A gene encoding regulator of nonsense transcripts 3A isoform X7 has protein sequence MRSEEGAGGPGAAVAARGPSGREKPSAVEVQFRRESPRREPEAPPASFFVCGDGTCKHREEKKTVLSKVVIRRLPPSLTKEQLEEQLHPLPAHDYFEFFTADFSLYPHLYSRAYINFRNPDDILLFRDRFDGYIFIDSKGLEYPAVVEFAPFQKIAKKKLKKKDAKTGSIEDDPEYKKFLETYCMEEEKTNANPETLLGDMEAKTRELIARRTTPLLEYIRNRKLEKQRIREEKREERRRRELEKKRLREEEKRKKRDEERCKRKEADKQKRTAEREVRIKLLKKPEKGEEPTTEKPKERGEEMDTRDGEQESCPGCAVQKPMPLGSSLEEPREK, from the exons ATGCGCTCAGAGGAGGGGGCCGGAGGCCCAGGGGCTGCCGTTGCTGCGCGGGGCCCGAGCGGGAGGGAGAAGCCGTCGGCCGTGGAAGTCCAGTTCCGCCGGGAGTCGCCGCGGCGAGAACCCGAGGCGCCACCAGCCTCGTTCTTCGTTTGCGGGGACGGCACTTGCAAACATCGCGAGGAGAAGAAAACGGTCCTGAgcaag GTGGTCATCCGGCGGCTTCCTCCCAGCCTCACCAAGGAGCAGCTGGAAGAGCAGCTACACCCACTGCCGGCACATGATTACTTTGAGTTCTTTACTGCCGATTTCAG TCTTTATCCTCATCTCTACTCAAGAGCATACATTAATTTTAGAAATCCTGATGACATCCTTCTTTTTAGAGATCGTTTTGATGGATATATCTTCATTGACAGTAAAG GCCTAGAATATCCTGCAGTGGTAGAGTTTGCCCCATTCCAGAAGATAGCCAAaaagaagctaaagaaaaaagatgCCAAAACCGGAAGCATTGAAGATG atcCGGAATACAAGAAGTTTTTGGAAACTTACTGTATGGAGGAAGAGAAAACGAATGCCAATCCTGAAACTCTTCTGGGAGACATGGAGGCAAAGACAAGAGAGCTTATTG CTAGAAGAACCACACCTCTTTTGGAAtatattagaaatagaaaattagagaAGCAG AGGATTCGAGAAGAGAAGCGAGAAGAGCGAaggaggagggagctggagaaGAAGCGCTTacgggaagaagaaaagagaaaaaagagagacgaGGAGAGGTGTAAGAGAAAAGAAGCAGACAAACAGaagagaacagcagagagagaagtaagGATTAAG CTtcttaagaaaccagaaaagggagaggaaccAACCACtgagaagccaaaagaaagaggagaggaaatggaTACTAGAGATGGAGAACAGGAGTCCTGTCCTGGCTGTGCTGTCCAGAAGCCCATGCCCTTGGGGAGCTCGCTGGAGGAGCCCAGGGAAAAGTGA
- the UPF3A gene encoding regulator of nonsense transcripts 3A isoform X9 gives MRSEEGAGGPGAAVAARGPSGREKPSAVEVQFRRESPRREPEAPPASFFVCGDGTCKHREEKKTVLSKVVIRRLPPSLTKEQLEEQLHPLPAHDYFEFFTADFSLYPHLYSRAYINFRNPDDILLFRDRFDGYIFIDSKGLEYPAVVEFAPFQKIAKKKLKKKDAKTGSIEDDPEYKKFLETYCMEEEKTNANPETLLGDMEAKTRELIEDSRREARRAKEEGAGEEALTGRRKEKKERRGEV, from the exons ATGCGCTCAGAGGAGGGGGCCGGAGGCCCAGGGGCTGCCGTTGCTGCGCGGGGCCCGAGCGGGAGGGAGAAGCCGTCGGCCGTGGAAGTCCAGTTCCGCCGGGAGTCGCCGCGGCGAGAACCCGAGGCGCCACCAGCCTCGTTCTTCGTTTGCGGGGACGGCACTTGCAAACATCGCGAGGAGAAGAAAACGGTCCTGAgcaag GTGGTCATCCGGCGGCTTCCTCCCAGCCTCACCAAGGAGCAGCTGGAAGAGCAGCTACACCCACTGCCGGCACATGATTACTTTGAGTTCTTTACTGCCGATTTCAG TCTTTATCCTCATCTCTACTCAAGAGCATACATTAATTTTAGAAATCCTGATGACATCCTTCTTTTTAGAGATCGTTTTGATGGATATATCTTCATTGACAGTAAAG GCCTAGAATATCCTGCAGTGGTAGAGTTTGCCCCATTCCAGAAGATAGCCAAaaagaagctaaagaaaaaagatgCCAAAACCGGAAGCATTGAAGATG atcCGGAATACAAGAAGTTTTTGGAAACTTACTGTATGGAGGAAGAGAAAACGAATGCCAATCCTGAAACTCTTCTGGGAGACATGGAGGCAAAGACAAGAGAGCTTATTG AGGATTCGAGAAGAGAAGCGAGAAGAGCGAaggaggagggagctggagaaGAAGCGCTTacgggaagaagaaaagagaaaaaagagagacgaGGAGAGGTGTAA
- the UPF3A gene encoding regulator of nonsense transcripts 3A isoform X8: MRSEEGAGGPGAAVAARGPSGREKPSAVEVQFRRESPRREPEAPPASFFVCGDGTCKHREEKKTVLSKVVIRRLPPSLTKEQLEEQLHPLPAHDYFEFFTADFSLYPHLYSRAYINFRNPDDILLFRDRFDGYIFIDSKGLEYPAVVEFAPFQKIAKKKLKKKDAKTGSIEDDPEYKKFLETYCMEEEKTNANPETLLGDMEAKTRELIDNLYTCFSMSSEDSRREARRAKEEGAGEEALTGRRKEKKERRGEV; encoded by the exons ATGCGCTCAGAGGAGGGGGCCGGAGGCCCAGGGGCTGCCGTTGCTGCGCGGGGCCCGAGCGGGAGGGAGAAGCCGTCGGCCGTGGAAGTCCAGTTCCGCCGGGAGTCGCCGCGGCGAGAACCCGAGGCGCCACCAGCCTCGTTCTTCGTTTGCGGGGACGGCACTTGCAAACATCGCGAGGAGAAGAAAACGGTCCTGAgcaag GTGGTCATCCGGCGGCTTCCTCCCAGCCTCACCAAGGAGCAGCTGGAAGAGCAGCTACACCCACTGCCGGCACATGATTACTTTGAGTTCTTTACTGCCGATTTCAG TCTTTATCCTCATCTCTACTCAAGAGCATACATTAATTTTAGAAATCCTGATGACATCCTTCTTTTTAGAGATCGTTTTGATGGATATATCTTCATTGACAGTAAAG GCCTAGAATATCCTGCAGTGGTAGAGTTTGCCCCATTCCAGAAGATAGCCAAaaagaagctaaagaaaaaagatgCCAAAACCGGAAGCATTGAAGATG atcCGGAATACAAGAAGTTTTTGGAAACTTACTGTATGGAGGAAGAGAAAACGAATGCCAATCCTGAAACTCTTCTGGGAGACATGGAGGCAAAGACAAGAGAGCTTATTG ACAATTTATACACATGCTTTTCCATGTCTTCAGAGGATTCGAGAAGAGAAGCGAGAAGAGCGAaggaggagggagctggagaaGAAGCGCTTacgggaagaagaaaagagaaaaaagagagacgaGGAGAGGTGTAA